TTGATAGCTTTTATTCAAACCAAAGCAAGTATAACCCACAAATTCTTTATCTGTTTTCCAGGATCCCTATTGACATTAGAAAATGGGTGTTCGTCTTCCTGGAGCTATTCTTGCCAAGCAAATTCTACGCCGGTCTGTCCTAACTGCAAATAAAGCAAGTTCAGCATCTCCAGAAGTACCAAAAGGCTTCCTGGCTGTTTATGTTGGACAAACTGAGAGGAAGAGATTTATGGTACCTGTGTCCTATTTGAAACAGCCTTCATTTCAAGCTTTACTAAGAAAAGCTGAAGAAGAATTTGGGTTTGATCATCCAATGGGTGGCTTGACGATTCCTTGCAGAGAAGAcatttttattgatgttaCTTCTCAGTTGAATAGATCATAAGCCAAGGCATTCAAGCTAATCAATGATAACAATTTTGTATTACAAATGACTTGTAAAATAGCTTGCTCCATAACTTACTATATAATATCATACATTTTCTACTAGTAAACTAGAGAATTTTATTTCACTTGAGATTAGAAATTGTTCATTGCTTCCTatctcattttcttctctttccatTAGTTATGCAAATAGCTGGTCATTAAATTCCCTTTCAGGAATTGACAGGGACTCATACTTTATTGGCCAATTAATGACAGGGAAAATACTCCATTGTGCCTGATGAAAGATCTATGGTCATGCCAAAATGAAAACTGTTCTGTGATTTTGCCATTAGCTTGTCGAGCTATCCTGCTAAGCATATTCTTCTGAGGTATGTTTTTACCCGCAAATAAAACAGCATTAAGATGTTTACATGTGCCAGAAGGCTTTTTTAGCAGTCAAGCTGAAGAGGAGTTAGATTAACAATTCCTTGCAGACAACATAATTAACTTCATGTCACTTTCAGTTTTGATACAGCTTGATAAGGTGTAAATGGACAATAATATAGAAAACTATTTTGTAAGAAATTGGCAGTTTAAGTGTAAATATTCTGTTTCTTCAGAACATAAGAGTTCTGCTAAATGGGACCAAGAATATATTTGGAAATTgctgttttttgtttttacttttttcttaaatacaAATTTCAATTGCAACAATTTCGATTCTGACATTTTTATCTCTGTAATCCTATATTTATCTCCTTTCAGTCAACTTAAAATTCCTCGTATTATCAACCAGCAAAAAATCTTTTATCAGCTTCCTGATAGTTGACAAAGGTAACAATAATTCAGTGAAGCATATGCTGATCTTACATTTCTTTCATAGTATTAATTGAAGATTACCAGCTTATATTATCCTGACAACTTCTGTAGATTCTTCacaattcttttttgttttccctTTCATAGAAAGCTAAGATCCTGGATCGGGACCTTGCAATGCCTTTTTAGCACAAGAAAAGTATGCAATGTCTCTTAGTTTTAAGCTATTGTTTAGAGAAACAAAGCAAGTGACATTTGCTGTAGATGGAAGAGCAAATACAAGTAACTAAACATTCTGTTGAAAGTGTAACAGAACTATCAATAAACTAGAACTAAAGATGGTGTCAAACAAGCACAGCAGTATGGTCCATGCATACTCCAAAAACTTTCAATCAAACTGTTACTCTGCAAGGAAAAACTCAAATACTTAAACATCTCCTTTGAGGCTTTTCTTGATCataattaaactattattttagACCTCCAACTTCAAGCTTTGTTCCTGGCATTCCTTTAGTAAAAATATCAGCTAGATGTTATTTGGACCTGCAATGCCTCATCTCAATTTCATTATCTTTCTCAGCCTCTGTTAACTTAGATAGAGAGTATATTGACAAAAGAGAGCAAATTCTGATATATCTATTCATTAGCAAAAGCTGCTATTTGTAGCAGAAGTTTCACATACAGAAGTATGGCCCGCACCATACCTTAAGAACAACTACACCTGATACTTGACAATACTAGTAAAACATATTCCTGATTTTAAGGATGATCTTTCCTTTTAAACTATTATAGTGAAGATCATCATTACATAACAACAATTTCAGCAAATTTCATTCAGAAAAGACAACATAATGTCTCTGATCCATCTTCCACTTCAGAACATACATAATGTCAGATGTCATAATTATTACCCTTATCTAGCTAGCTGTTTACATTCTAAAACTTCCattagaaaagagaaatgtGGGGCATCATGTTCTTTAATATGAATTCTGAGACCCCGTGTTTGTTGATTAGATATAAGGACAAGGCCATGTGATTCCCTCAAACAATGTCTTGAGTAGTACCTACCTCATGATTCTTGACCATTCATTCTAAAACTTGAAGATTATTCACAAGTTATGGAGATCTATATAATGGCCATACAATCGACCACAATGAACTCAACTCTACACATCCTCTATTGATTCGTTCAAACCAAAGCAAGC
The Ricinus communis isolate WT05 ecotype wild-type chromosome 1, ASM1957865v1, whole genome shotgun sequence DNA segment above includes these coding regions:
- the LOC107261581 gene encoding auxin-responsive protein SAUR21-like — its product is MGVRLPGAILAKQILRRSVLTANKASSASPEVPKGFLAVYVGQTERKRFMVPVSYLKQPSFQALLRKAEEEFGFDHPMGGLTIPCREDIFIDVTSQLNRS